Proteins found in one Ctenopharyngodon idella isolate HZGC_01 chromosome 16, HZGC01, whole genome shotgun sequence genomic segment:
- the LOC127496938 gene encoding ras-related protein Rab-39B-like: protein MNLTDCQYHFKMIMIGDNCVGKSCMLRRYTEGQYSEIINVTIGMRFRDHILEVEPGVRVNLQIWDTAGHEVFWRAICFSIPQSAGCLLVFDLGDYKSFTYIKHRHMEVCNIVQPHTVLFMLVGHKCDRKEREVNQDEVEKFASELGAPYIEASAKTGHNVAEAFELLTRRIYQGYLSGEVRLHESWGKIHKNNKCCAS, encoded by the exons ATGAATCTCACTGATTGTCAGTaccattttaaaatgatcatgATAGGTGATAATTGTGTTGGCAAGTCATGCATGCTGAGGCGCTACACAGAGGGCCAGTATTCAGAGATCATAAATGTGACCATTGGAATGAGATTCCGCGATCACATCCTAGAGGTGGAGCCTGGGGTGAGAGTGAATCTACAGATTTGGGATACAGCCGGtcatgaagtgttttg GCGTGCTATCTGCTTTTCCATCCCTCAATCAGCCGGGTGCCTGCTGGTGTTTGACCTGGGCGATTACAAGTCTTTCACTTACATTAAGCATCGGCACATGGAGGTGTGCAATATTGTGCAGCCGCACACTGTGCTCTTCATGCTTGTGGGACACAAGTGTGACAGAAAAGAGCGGGAGGTGAATCAAGATGAAGTGGAAAAGTTTGCAAGTGAATTGGGAGCACCGTACATTGAGGCCTCGGCCAAAACAGGCCACAATGTGGCAGAAGCTTTTGAACTGTTGACCCGGCGCATTTATCAGGGCTATCTGAGTGGAGAAGTGCGCTTGCATGAGAGCTGGGGAAAGAtccataaaaacaataaatgctgTGCCTcataa